The following proteins come from a genomic window of Paenibacillus spongiae:
- a CDS encoding carbohydrate ABC transporter permease, translated as MQKRKRRISIEVREAFSAYALLTPWLIGLGMFVLYPLIYSLYMSFQDVRITGDGMVMKPIGMLNYKNAFLLDNQFSASLVNYLKESLLIIPIIVLFALLVAILLNMKYPGKTLFRAVFFLPVIFATGQVLTEIFYQGAAGLSILDQYNIKPYIQMNVPQMFAEPLLAVLDKFVIVLWYSGVQIIIIIAGLQTISKPVYEAAGIDGASPWETFWKITLPALKPFILLNTIYTIVDLFTFPFSPILELIKHHMKYTGYGYASALGWIYFSIVFVVIMLVMLFFKRISRHSDNRR; from the coding sequence ATGCAGAAACGGAAGCGAAGAATATCGATTGAAGTCCGCGAGGCGTTCTCCGCATATGCCCTGCTTACTCCTTGGCTGATCGGACTTGGCATGTTTGTCCTGTATCCATTGATCTACTCGCTGTACATGAGCTTCCAGGATGTACGCATAACCGGCGATGGAATGGTTATGAAGCCGATCGGCATGCTGAACTATAAGAATGCCTTCCTGCTCGATAATCAGTTTTCCGCGTCGTTGGTCAACTATCTCAAGGAATCGCTGCTCATTATTCCGATCATCGTGCTGTTTGCGCTGCTGGTGGCCATTCTGCTCAATATGAAATATCCCGGGAAGACGCTGTTCAGGGCGGTCTTCTTTCTCCCGGTCATCTTCGCCACCGGCCAGGTGCTGACCGAAATTTTCTATCAAGGCGCGGCCGGACTGTCCATTCTGGACCAGTACAATATTAAGCCGTACATTCAGATGAATGTGCCTCAGATGTTTGCGGAACCGCTATTAGCCGTGTTGGATAAGTTCGTCATCGTCCTGTGGTATTCGGGCGTTCAAATTATCATTATTATTGCCGGCCTGCAGACGATCAGCAAGCCGGTGTACGAAGCAGCGGGGATTGACGGCGCGTCACCATGGGAGACGTTCTGGAAAATAACGCTGCCGGCGCTGAAGCCGTTTATATTGCTCAATACGATCTATACGATCGTGGACCTGTTCACCTTTCCGTTCAGTCCCATACTGGAGCTCATCAAGCACCATATGAAATATACGGGCTACGGATATGCGAGCGCACTCGGCTGGATTTATTTCTCCATCGTGTTCGTCGTCATTATGCTTGTAATGCTGTTCTTTAAACGTATATCTCGTCATTCCGACAATCGAAGGTAG
- a CDS encoding DUF5696 domain-containing protein, translating to MSKIKLYRRYILLAAACLLLLSAVIAGIQLNKGNPADKGGVTAEEEQEDEEEEELIQIKAPAAKARDEDKYTTIQENDRLRLEVSQHGKIAVTDKRNNYTWRSNPDKESLAAETVKGHWRKNLESAFYLEYTDIKAASKLKYGNDTELQGKTTVKPIDGGAEITYDLQTIESSFTFIVMLKDDHIEVNIPSDRIVEGESVRIVNLWAFPFLGASRSDVPDGHMFVPSGMGATIEFEQSGAYPFRYSAELYGSDLALSAQSVRGLRDASSEALLPVFGISYGRNALLGIITEGEANARINATPSGLYTSYNWIAPQFVYRQEYFRRTSSFGQGFNVFEDKRLEQDRTIRYYFLQGDKKDINYVGMAAAYRSYLMEEKGMQRIKPRSDHIPLEVSFFGGDREPSIFGSKLVETTTFDQAREIVDKFNAAGINEMNVTFTGWSTGGYMRYLPKRFPPENSLGGTDGLSRLIEAVHRHGNRIFLDDNYVTAFSGNGFLARSKAIRDSNARVVEDQIGFSGFTFRKATRKYWMQPNLSLDYTTESLPAYKELGIDGLRHDVIGDLLYSDNNPSNPYTREQTADVFEQMLEKTKDELGQVRVTHGNAYVLGKADHISALPLSVSYDLLAKQSVPFYPIAIHGLVTYSGQPGNLRDEYNFEMLNSVEYGALPAYLLTYEDPGILKDTYTRYIFSSAYSEWLDTIVEEYKRISAVLGGLQDSLIVNHRQIADEVFETTYDNGQSVVVNYGEVPYEAGSVSVKPKDFALVGREG from the coding sequence GTGAGTAAAATCAAACTTTATCGGCGCTATATACTACTTGCGGCGGCGTGTCTTCTCCTTCTTTCGGCAGTTATCGCCGGTATCCAGCTCAACAAAGGCAATCCGGCGGACAAAGGCGGGGTAACCGCCGAAGAGGAGCAGGAGGACGAAGAGGAGGAAGAGCTCATCCAGATTAAGGCGCCGGCCGCCAAGGCCCGGGATGAAGACAAATATACGACCATTCAAGAAAATGACCGGCTTCGCCTGGAAGTAAGCCAGCATGGGAAAATCGCCGTAACCGACAAAAGAAATAACTATACTTGGCGAAGCAATCCCGATAAGGAATCACTGGCGGCGGAGACGGTGAAGGGACATTGGCGGAAAAACCTGGAGTCCGCCTTTTATCTGGAATATACCGATATCAAGGCTGCCTCGAAGCTGAAATACGGGAACGACACCGAGCTGCAGGGGAAGACGACGGTAAAGCCGATCGACGGCGGCGCGGAAATCACGTATGACCTGCAAACGATCGAAAGCAGCTTCACCTTCATCGTCATGCTGAAGGACGATCATATCGAAGTGAACATTCCGTCCGACCGCATTGTGGAAGGAGAGAGCGTCCGCATCGTAAACCTGTGGGCCTTCCCATTCCTGGGCGCCTCGCGAAGCGACGTTCCGGATGGGCATATGTTCGTTCCGAGCGGTATGGGGGCAACGATCGAATTCGAGCAAAGCGGTGCATACCCGTTCCGGTATTCCGCAGAATTGTACGGTTCGGACCTGGCGCTGTCCGCCCAATCGGTTCGCGGTCTGCGCGATGCTTCCTCCGAAGCGCTGCTGCCCGTATTCGGCATTTCCTACGGACGCAACGCCTTGCTGGGCATCATTACGGAAGGGGAAGCGAATGCCAGGATCAACGCGACGCCAAGCGGTCTATATACCTCCTACAATTGGATCGCGCCTCAGTTCGTATACAGGCAGGAATATTTCCGGCGTACGAGCAGCTTCGGTCAAGGGTTTAACGTCTTTGAGGATAAGCGGCTTGAGCAGGATCGGACGATCCGGTATTACTTCCTGCAGGGCGACAAGAAGGACATTAACTATGTCGGCATGGCTGCCGCTTACCGGAGCTATTTGATGGAAGAAAAGGGAATGCAGCGAATAAAGCCAAGGTCGGACCATATTCCGCTTGAAGTCAGCTTCTTCGGCGGCGACCGGGAACCAAGCATATTCGGCTCGAAGCTGGTGGAGACCACGACATTCGATCAAGCCCGCGAAATCGTCGATAAATTTAACGCAGCGGGGATTAACGAGATGAATGTGACCTTCACCGGATGGTCGACGGGCGGTTATATGCGTTATCTGCCCAAACGATTCCCGCCGGAGAACAGCTTGGGAGGCACGGACGGGTTGTCGCGCCTGATCGAAGCCGTTCATCGCCACGGCAACCGCATTTTCCTGGATGATAACTATGTGACCGCATTCTCGGGCAATGGCTTTCTGGCCAGAAGCAAAGCGATTCGCGATTCGAATGCGAGGGTTGTGGAGGATCAAATCGGTTTTTCCGGATTTACGTTCCGCAAGGCGACCCGGAAATATTGGATGCAGCCGAACTTATCGCTGGACTATACAACGGAAAGCCTGCCGGCATATAAGGAGCTTGGCATCGACGGTTTGAGACATGATGTCATCGGCGATCTGCTCTATTCCGATAATAACCCGTCCAACCCTTACACCCGGGAACAGACGGCGGACGTATTCGAGCAAATGCTGGAGAAGACGAAAGATGAGCTCGGTCAAGTCAGGGTCACGCACGGAAATGCTTACGTCCTGGGGAAAGCCGATCATATCAGCGCGCTCCCGCTAAGCGTCAGCTACGATTTGCTGGCGAAGCAAAGCGTTCCGTTCTATCCCATTGCGATCCACGGGCTAGTGACCTACTCGGGTCAGCCGGGCAACCTGAGAGACGAGTACAACTTCGAGATGTTGAATTCCGTCGAATACGGGGCATTGCCGGCTTATCTGCTGACTTATGAAGATCCAGGCATCTTGAAGGACACGTATACGCGGTATATTTTCAGCAGCGCATACTCGGAATGGCTGGATACGATCGTTGAGGAATACAAGCGGATCAGCGCTGTACTTGGCGGGCTGCAGGACAGTCTCATCGTGAACCATCGCCAAATCGCCGACGAAGTGTTCGAGACGACCTACGACAACGGTCAATCTGTCGTCGTCAATTACGGAGAGGTTCCCTACGAGGCGGGAAGCGTCAGCGTGAAGCCGAAAGATTTCGCCTTAGTGGGCAGAGAGGGGTGA
- a CDS encoding carbohydrate ABC transporter permease: MSNEASGAVPHPLARRKQKIVLLTPFIQTIKRHWLSYLFIAPFLITFILFIVVPTIAAIGLSFTYFNAIEAPKFVGWLNYRNLLTQDMVFWKYAIPNTFKFAVIVGPLGYIAGFMLAWLISQLPAKIRVFYTLALYTPSMTAGVAMAVVWLIVFSGDRLGYLNSFLLEIGIIDQAQLWTQDPKYLMNVMILVTLWGSMGVGFLALLAGIQNVDTQLYEAGKIDGIRNRLQEIWYITIPAMKPQMLFGAVMAVVGTLKAGQISVQLSGANPSPQYSGHLLINHIDDYGFIRYEMGYASTISVVLLVLTYIVSRICWKLFGSKEE; the protein is encoded by the coding sequence ATGAGTAATGAAGCTTCAGGAGCGGTCCCGCATCCGCTTGCAAGGCGCAAGCAGAAGATCGTGCTTCTTACGCCGTTCATACAGACGATCAAGCGGCATTGGCTCTCCTATTTGTTCATAGCGCCGTTTCTGATCACGTTTATCTTGTTTATCGTCGTTCCTACAATAGCGGCTATAGGATTGTCATTCACGTATTTTAACGCGATCGAAGCGCCTAAGTTCGTCGGGTGGTTGAATTACCGGAATCTGCTGACGCAAGATATGGTGTTCTGGAAATACGCGATCCCGAATACGTTCAAATTCGCCGTCATCGTCGGCCCGCTCGGGTATATCGCCGGCTTTATGCTAGCCTGGCTGATTTCCCAGCTGCCAGCCAAAATAAGAGTGTTCTACACGCTGGCGCTCTACACGCCATCCATGACGGCAGGCGTTGCGATGGCCGTTGTGTGGCTGATCGTATTCAGCGGAGACCGGCTCGGTTATTTGAACAGCTTCCTGCTGGAGATCGGGATTATCGACCAAGCGCAGCTGTGGACGCAGGATCCGAAGTATCTCATGAACGTCATGATTCTCGTTACGCTCTGGGGAAGCATGGGTGTCGGCTTCCTCGCCCTGCTGGCCGGGATCCAGAATGTCGACACACAATTGTATGAGGCGGGAAAAATCGACGGCATTCGCAACCGGCTGCAGGAAATTTGGTACATTACGATTCCGGCGATGAAGCCGCAGATGCTGTTCGGCGCGGTGATGGCCGTCGTCGGGACGTTGAAGGCCGGCCAGATCAGCGTCCAGCTGTCGGGCGCAAACCCTTCGCCGCAATACTCCGGCCACCTGTTAATCAACCATATCGACGATTATGGATTTATCCGATATGAGATGGGGTATGCATCGACCATATCCGTCGTCCTGCTTGTCTTAACTTATATCGTTAGCAGAATATGCTGGAAACTGTTCGGCTCGAAGGAGGAATGA
- a CDS encoding extracellular solute-binding protein — MRRSSHKGFRLLSLTCALALLVTIVAACSGGSGENGGNTKTPNDTKTNANTGATEGNKGAEGEEANAPKVNLADIKGEVRVITPWGAGFGEQFAKMFEDFNKDYPNVKVIYMEQTTADLAALIAAGETPDVISSNGLAIDLRKDDMIEDLTPYLNSSPDITPDLYYEPAYTRSVDQNGAVWALPWHVDPNFALAYNNDVLEQYGFTEIPEMQTLQEFGDFLRKFWVTENGEQVMTTFSPHEVYGPFNSLITMSFLNGADASNFYNPAERKVTFNDPLVVEALDWIVNFKRENINDERMGKLNSTLPENTGRFSAGKSLMEPHVTPSLRGLLEQNPDLKFAPMPAESLWIGGWSFSLTSVGKKENKDAAWALLKWMTSTKAGAESQQKHFGWISGIKDNPYLESEAKKDPVTASAYEVLKNAKKLPPTIPVDVGKEFDTKWAEVMAGTLEPKAFLDHMTTFTQALLDEQKP, encoded by the coding sequence ATGAGAAGGTCAAGCCATAAAGGGTTCCGTTTATTGAGTCTTACCTGCGCGCTCGCACTGCTGGTCACGATCGTGGCTGCTTGCAGCGGGGGGTCTGGAGAGAATGGAGGCAACACCAAAACGCCTAACGATACGAAGACGAATGCGAATACAGGGGCGACCGAAGGCAACAAAGGCGCAGAAGGAGAAGAGGCTAACGCGCCGAAGGTTAATTTGGCGGATATTAAAGGCGAGGTTCGGGTCATCACGCCATGGGGCGCAGGCTTCGGCGAGCAGTTCGCGAAAATGTTCGAGGACTTCAATAAAGATTATCCGAATGTAAAGGTTATCTATATGGAGCAGACGACAGCCGATCTTGCCGCACTTATTGCCGCAGGCGAGACGCCGGACGTGATTTCCTCGAACGGCCTTGCCATCGATTTGCGTAAAGATGATATGATTGAAGATTTGACGCCTTATTTAAATTCAAGTCCTGATATTACGCCAGATCTGTACTACGAACCGGCTTATACGCGGTCCGTCGATCAGAACGGCGCGGTATGGGCGCTTCCTTGGCATGTGGATCCGAACTTTGCCCTTGCCTATAATAACGATGTATTGGAGCAATACGGATTTACGGAAATTCCGGAGATGCAAACGCTGCAGGAGTTCGGCGACTTTCTCCGCAAGTTCTGGGTGACCGAGAACGGGGAGCAAGTGATGACGACCTTCTCGCCGCATGAGGTATATGGCCCGTTCAACAGCTTGATCACGATGAGCTTCCTCAACGGCGCGGATGCATCCAATTTCTATAATCCCGCGGAGCGTAAAGTAACGTTCAACGATCCGCTGGTTGTCGAAGCGCTGGATTGGATCGTCAACTTTAAGCGGGAGAACATTAACGATGAGCGTATGGGCAAATTAAATTCCACGCTGCCGGAGAACACGGGAAGATTCTCGGCAGGCAAATCGTTGATGGAGCCTCACGTCACGCCGTCTCTGCGCGGGCTTCTCGAGCAAAATCCGGATTTGAAGTTTGCGCCGATGCCGGCGGAGTCGCTCTGGATCGGAGGCTGGTCGTTCTCGCTGACATCGGTAGGCAAGAAAGAGAACAAAGACGCGGCTTGGGCATTGCTGAAGTGGATGACCTCGACGAAGGCCGGAGCCGAATCGCAGCAGAAGCACTTTGGCTGGATTTCGGGGATTAAGGATAATCCGTACCTGGAATCGGAAGCGAAGAAGGATCCGGTAACAGCGTCTGCGTATGAAGTACTGAAGAACGCGAAGAAATTGCCGCCGACGATACCGGTAGATGTCGGCAAGGAATTCGATACGAAGTGGGCGGAAGTGATGGCAGGCACGCTTGAGCCGAAAGCCTTCCTGGACCATATGACCACCTTCACGCAAGCGCTGCTGGACGAGCAGAAGCCGTAA
- a CDS encoding Gfo/Idh/MocA family protein: protein MHSSPVRLAIVGGHRGAHFSNVMSYLQNEIKLVAVCDLDECTVRKWQESDSQLRGYTSYEELLNDPDVDAVFLATPMLLHARQAIQAMRAGKHVLSEVIAATTLEECWELIETVQATGKKYMLAENYCFMRPNMLIMNMVKANVFGKLTFMEGAYIHDCRSLLHDANGNMTWRGRLQRDYNGMNYPTHSFGPLAMWMGLNRDGSDRLESISTFTSPAAAVRRYYTDVVQPAHPHVEDVNWKQGDFAVSILRTASGVLIQLRLDWTSGVPHDMARYGLQGENGAYTWSSTMAPSVWVQGRSPGSSWGSPAEWESLWNYSDEFEHSWWRDMGAEADQAGHGGGDLFVIREFAAAIRENRNPVIDVYDAVLWSSIFPLSMESAAKRGAEVAIPNFRK from the coding sequence ATGCATTCATCACCCGTACGCCTGGCTATCGTAGGCGGGCATCGAGGCGCTCATTTCTCCAACGTCATGAGCTATCTTCAGAATGAAATCAAGCTGGTCGCGGTATGCGACCTGGACGAGTGCACCGTTCGTAAGTGGCAGGAGAGCGACAGCCAGCTGAGAGGCTATACAAGCTATGAGGAACTGTTGAACGATCCTGACGTCGATGCCGTATTCCTGGCAACGCCGATGCTCCTCCATGCACGGCAGGCGATCCAGGCGATGCGTGCGGGCAAGCATGTGCTGAGCGAGGTGATCGCGGCGACCACCTTGGAGGAATGCTGGGAGCTGATCGAGACCGTCCAGGCGACGGGAAAGAAGTACATGTTGGCGGAGAATTACTGCTTCATGCGTCCGAATATGCTCATTATGAATATGGTGAAAGCGAATGTGTTCGGCAAGCTGACTTTTATGGAAGGCGCTTACATCCACGACTGCCGCAGTCTGCTGCACGATGCGAACGGGAATATGACATGGCGGGGAAGGCTGCAGCGCGACTATAACGGGATGAATTATCCCACCCATTCCTTCGGGCCGCTTGCCATGTGGATGGGGTTGAACCGTGATGGCAGCGATCGGTTGGAATCAATCTCGACCTTCACTTCCCCTGCCGCGGCGGTGCGCCGTTATTATACGGACGTCGTCCAGCCGGCTCACCCGCATGTTGAGGACGTGAATTGGAAGCAGGGCGATTTCGCCGTGTCGATTCTCCGGACGGCAAGCGGGGTTCTGATCCAACTGCGTCTGGACTGGACGTCCGGCGTTCCTCACGATATGGCTCGTTACGGACTGCAGGGAGAGAACGGGGCTTATACATGGAGCAGCACCATGGCTCCGTCGGTATGGGTTCAAGGACGTTCCCCGGGTTCGTCATGGGGCTCGCCGGCCGAGTGGGAATCGCTGTGGAATTATTCGGACGAATTCGAGCACAGCTGGTGGCGCGATATGGGGGCGGAAGCCGACCAGGCCGGACACGGCGGCGGCGACTTGTTTGTCATCCGGGAATTCGCTGCGGCGATTCGCGAGAACCGCAATCCGGTTATCGACGTTTACGACGCGGTGCTGTGGAGCAGCATCTTTCCGTTATCGATGGAATCGGCCGCCAAGAGAGGCGCCGAAGTGGCTATTCCTAACTTCCGCAAATAA
- a CDS encoding YIP1 family protein, with amino-acid sequence MGELVIHLKQAIRILRHPVDGFWELRYEKRGGLLAAIILLLLAYLATLISEISTSFIFNPIEVKFINPWLILAQVGIPWITWVLANYLVSSINRGQGRLVDVLIGSAYALIPYICFTVPLSLLSNVLTIGESSIYLFFQYIIIGWTGFLFIVLVQEIHNYDIGETIWITVLSILFMLAIWILLLIFAGLSVQLVDFIEQLYEEVSFRE; translated from the coding sequence ATGGGAGAACTGGTCATTCACCTCAAGCAAGCCATCCGAATACTTCGGCATCCGGTTGACGGCTTTTGGGAGCTTCGCTATGAGAAACGGGGGGGCTTGCTAGCTGCAATCATTCTGCTTCTGCTTGCTTATCTGGCCACCTTGATTTCCGAAATCTCGACGAGCTTTATCTTCAATCCGATTGAGGTCAAATTCATCAACCCATGGCTAATACTGGCGCAGGTGGGCATCCCATGGATCACGTGGGTACTGGCGAACTATTTGGTCAGCTCCATTAACCGGGGACAGGGACGGCTGGTGGACGTCTTGATCGGCAGCGCCTATGCGCTGATCCCGTATATTTGTTTTACCGTTCCGCTCAGCCTGCTCTCCAATGTGCTGACGATCGGCGAGAGCTCGATCTACCTGTTCTTCCAGTATATCATTATCGGATGGACCGGCTTCTTGTTTATCGTGCTGGTTCAAGAGATCCATAATTACGATATCGGGGAGACGATTTGGATCACGGTGCTGTCCATCTTGTTCATGCTCGCGATTTGGATCCTGCTGCTGATCTTCGCGGGGCTTAGCGTGCAGCTTGTCGATTTCATCGAACAGCTTTATGAGGAGGTCTCTTTCCGTGAGTAA
- a CDS encoding LysR family transcriptional regulator, whose protein sequence is MDQSLLVFVTVAEKGSFTRTAEELHMTQPAVSQYVQMLEKSAGAKLLDRTNKYVRLTKAGEIVYHHAKEILGLYTRMDTLVADLMQVASGPVSIGASFTFGEYALPHMIADMLEEYPLIGPTITIGNTAEICGALLSHELDVGIIEGDYKHDKLYVTPFAEDAMELIVSSKHPFASAAPDFIVSTGEMPGETWIVRESGSGTREASDRWFESLGFMPRSMMAFGSTQLIKESVEAGLGVTLLSRMSVRKELQLGTLKAVKAAGTPVKRNFSLVTHAAPYHTKAVQVFIACLQNGSWSR, encoded by the coding sequence GTGGATCAGTCGCTGCTTGTATTTGTCACAGTCGCGGAGAAGGGGAGCTTCACGCGGACCGCGGAAGAGCTGCATATGACGCAGCCGGCAGTCAGCCAGTATGTCCAGATGCTGGAGAAGTCGGCAGGCGCTAAGCTGCTCGACCGGACGAACAAATATGTAAGGCTGACGAAAGCCGGAGAGATCGTCTATCATCATGCCAAAGAAATTCTGGGGCTCTATACCCGCATGGACACGTTGGTCGCCGACCTTATGCAGGTCGCAAGCGGGCCGGTCTCCATCGGCGCAAGCTTCACCTTCGGCGAGTACGCACTTCCTCATATGATTGCCGATATGCTGGAGGAATACCCGCTTATCGGGCCTACGATCACGATCGGCAATACGGCTGAGATTTGCGGGGCGCTGCTCAGTCATGAGCTCGACGTCGGCATTATCGAAGGGGATTATAAGCATGATAAGCTCTACGTGACGCCCTTCGCCGAAGATGCGATGGAGCTCATCGTCTCCTCGAAGCATCCGTTCGCCTCGGCTGCGCCAGACTTCATCGTATCAACCGGGGAGATGCCAGGCGAAACGTGGATTGTCCGGGAGAGCGGGTCCGGCACGCGTGAAGCGTCCGACCGATGGTTCGAATCGCTTGGCTTCATGCCCCGCAGCATGATGGCGTTCGGGAGTACGCAGCTTATTAAGGAATCGGTCGAAGCTGGCTTGGGCGTTACCCTTCTGTCCCGCATGTCCGTCCGCAAGGAGCTGCAGCTAGGCACCCTGAAGGCTGTGAAGGCGGCCGGAACGCCGGTGAAGCGGAACTTTTCCCTCGTGACCCACGCTGCTCCTTATCATACCAAGGCTGTACAGGTGTTCATCGCCTGCCTGCAGAACGGCAGCTGGAGTCGATGA
- a CDS encoding carbohydrate ABC transporter permease, protein MDKVVWTQKKLFGTQEKTGWLTILLLYAILLNIAYLYLNPIFYMVSTMLKNNVDLLDPSVRWIPRSFEWNNLKLAWQGLDYLNALKNSVMISGLGAIFHVIACALAGYAFAKFKFPGKTILFGLLILSFLIPPQTIVIPLFMLIKNLGWMGTKFAIIGQAMFGHGIRGALFVIIFTQFFRTLPKELDEAARIDGAGSLRVLFQIIVPLAKPAILVVFLFSFIWHWNETYLTSLVIGSENTPLTLSLFNLQTVLKGLYESEADKMFNETIRMGASFLIIIPPLILYAIGQRWFVEGVERTGLIE, encoded by the coding sequence ATGGACAAAGTGGTATGGACCCAGAAGAAGCTGTTCGGCACGCAGGAGAAAACCGGATGGCTGACGATCCTCTTGCTCTACGCGATTCTGCTGAACATCGCTTACTTGTATTTGAACCCGATCTTTTACATGGTTTCCACCATGCTTAAGAATAACGTCGACCTGCTGGATCCTTCGGTCCGCTGGATTCCCAGAAGCTTCGAATGGAATAACCTTAAGCTGGCCTGGCAGGGGCTGGATTATCTGAATGCGCTGAAGAACAGCGTGATGATCAGCGGACTGGGCGCGATATTCCATGTCATCGCCTGTGCGCTGGCTGGATACGCGTTCGCCAAGTTCAAGTTTCCGGGCAAGACGATATTGTTCGGTTTGCTTATTTTAAGCTTCCTTATCCCGCCGCAGACGATCGTCATACCGCTGTTTATGCTCATTAAGAACCTGGGTTGGATGGGAACGAAATTCGCCATCATCGGTCAGGCTATGTTCGGCCATGGCATTCGCGGAGCGCTGTTCGTCATCATCTTCACGCAGTTCTTCCGGACGCTGCCCAAGGAATTGGATGAGGCGGCCCGGATTGACGGAGCAGGCTCGCTGCGCGTGTTGTTCCAAATTATCGTTCCGCTTGCAAAGCCGGCGATTCTCGTCGTCTTCCTGTTCTCCTTCATCTGGCATTGGAACGAAACTTACTTGACCTCGCTTGTCATCGGGTCCGAGAATACGCCGTTAACGCTAAGTCTGTTCAACCTGCAGACGGTATTGAAGGGGCTGTACGAAAGCGAGGCCGATAAAATGTTTAACGAAACCATTCGAATGGGAGCCAGCTTCCTGATTATTATCCCGCCTTTGATCCTGTATGCGATCGGGCAGCGTTGGTTCGTCGAAGGCGTGGAACGTACCGGATTAATCGAGTAG
- a CDS encoding carbohydrate ABC transporter permease, with translation MNGWTSALRRGIGSLRKVSVFQWFLFVLMTLLAMFMLLPIVYLFNHALKPFYELFLYPPTFIARNPTIQNFIDLVVVTQSSVVPMTRYLFNSFVASFLVVLTSCLFSVLCAYPLSKHKFPGKGIIFSGIIISLMFAPEMVGIPRYFVISQLGIINTYWGHVLPLVAMPVGVFLMKQFIDQIPNELLEASKVEGAREHMIFLKIVIPLCMPALATTAILSFQSAWSTDETSTLFMENETMKTLPFFVNTLTNQLANNVANQGAAAAAALLLFIPNFIIFLLLQRKVITTMMHSGIK, from the coding sequence GTGAACGGGTGGACTAGCGCGTTGAGAAGAGGGATCGGATCCCTTCGCAAAGTAAGTGTGTTTCAATGGTTTCTGTTTGTGCTCATGACCCTGCTTGCCATGTTTATGCTATTGCCGATCGTCTATCTGTTTAATCATGCACTCAAGCCCTTCTATGAGCTGTTCCTGTACCCGCCGACATTCATTGCGCGTAACCCGACGATCCAGAACTTTATCGATTTGGTCGTCGTCACGCAATCCTCGGTCGTACCGATGACGCGGTATTTATTCAACAGCTTCGTGGCGAGCTTTCTCGTCGTCCTAACATCCTGTTTATTCAGCGTGCTGTGCGCATATCCGCTATCCAAGCATAAGTTTCCAGGGAAAGGAATTATTTTCTCGGGCATCATCATTTCGTTGATGTTCGCGCCGGAGATGGTCGGCATTCCGCGTTATTTCGTCATCAGCCAGCTTGGCATTATCAATACGTATTGGGGGCATGTGCTTCCCCTCGTGGCGATGCCTGTCGGGGTGTTTCTGATGAAGCAGTTCATCGATCAGATCCCGAATGAGCTGCTGGAGGCTTCGAAGGTAGAGGGTGCGAGGGAGCATATGATTTTCTTGAAAATCGTCATTCCGCTCTGCATGCCGGCGCTTGCGACAACGGCCATCCTGTCGTTTCAATCGGCCTGGTCAACAGACGAGACATCGACGTTGTTTATGGAGAACGAGACGATGAAGACCCTTCCTTTCTTCGTGAACACGCTGACGAATCAGCTGGCGAACAACGTAGCGAACCAAGGGGCTGCAGCCGCAGCTGCACTGCTGTTATTCATACCCAACTTCATCATCTTCCTGCTGCTGCAGCGTAAAGTCATTACGACGATGATGCATTCAGGCATTAAATAG